In the Leishmania donovani BPK282A1 complete genome, chromosome 31 genome, one interval contains:
- a CDS encoding amino acid permease: MYSGNFTVAQVGWFTYLNTYLLLICGVVGIVFGTGGTIYVTI; this comes from the coding sequence ATGTACTCGGGCAACTTcacggtggcgcaggtggGATGGTTCACGTACCTGAACACGTACCTGCTGCTGATCTGCGGTGTTGTCGGCATTGTcttcggcaccggcggcaccaTCTACGTTACGATCTAG
- a CDS encoding amino acid permease, translating to MSHPTSMRGDGAQRPCRHARSTTKDAHRTQNREVPPSRSQPRRSGCLGVLQAIRDGVIKAVYVIVPPGGILSGAFNMASSSIGAGILGLP from the coding sequence ATGTCCCACCCCACCAGTATGCGGGGCGATGGCGCACAGCGGCCATGCCGCCATGCCCGGTCCACCACCAAGGACGCTCACCGCACTCAAAACAGAGaagtgccgccgtcgcgctcgcagccgcgccgctccGGATGTCTTGGCGTGCTCCAGGCCATCCGTGACGGCGTCATCAAAGCGGTGTACGTGATCGTTCCGCCTGGCGGCATTCTCTCCGGCGCCTTCAACATGGCGAGCTCTTCCATCGGCGCCGGCATCCTTGGCCTGCCG
- a CDS encoding acetylornithine deacetylase-like protein, translating into MRVVTCNKGFCEWHLEMQRKVIRSSMALMSTSCNAIEYAAQIIAEICETALGITKSTVQERNYSCPLACISTDAVMDGNAANTVPAECDVMCSVRRPLGHL; encoded by the coding sequence ATGAGGGTGGTGACCTGCAACAAGGGCTTCTGTGAGTGGCACCTGGAGATGCAGCGCAAGGTGATTCGCTCCTCCATGGCGCTCATGAGCACGAGCTGTAACGCCATCGAGTACGCCGCGCAGATCATCGCGGAAATCTGTGAGACCGCGCTGGGCATCACGAAAAGCACTGTGCAGGAGAGGAACTATAGCTGCCCGCTCGCATGCATCTCCACGGATGCCGTCATGGATGGTAACGCGGCGAACACGGTACCGGCGGAGTGCGACGTCATGTGCAGCGTGCGCCGTCCGCTTGGGCATCTCTGA